A segment of the Candidatus Protochlamydia naegleriophila genome:
AACGCGGGCTCAGACTATCTCAAAAGCACCCTTGCTTAAAACGTAAATTCAACCCTTTCGGTCCATAGAGATGAAAGTTATAGTAGTGCAAAAAAGGGAATTTTGCAAGCGGCAATTTTACTTTTTTTAGTCAGTTGAGCCATTGGAGTGCTAGCCTTTTGAGCTCCACGAGGAGAAGGAAGAACATCGGCTAGGCTGACTTGTAAGAGCAACAGAGAGTAGTCGAGGAAATCTTCTTGGATTTCTTTGCCTTCTTTTAAAATAAAGATGTAGGGGTGAAGGAATTGCTCGAATTGCTTGGATTGTGTTTCTTTCATATCAACGCTTTGGATTAATTCGTTTGTGATACACAAGGCACTGAAAATTTAGGCTTTGAGCCTGCGCTTTGAAGGGTGATTGCTGGTCCTTTGTGTATCAGGAAATAGGCGCAGTTGGCTACCAGTTTACCCTGTTTAAGGATTTAGTGAAATAAGAGATTGTTTTAAAAAAAATCTTATTATCTTCTTCAATCTTTTTCGTGAAACAGGTTATAGATTTGTCTTTTAGGAACTTGCCTAAGATCGGCCACCATTTTGATGGCTTCTTTACGGCTGAGGGAATAGGTCTCTTGCATCCATTGGACATGTTCTTCGGGCGACCACTGGGCCCAATCTGACTCGGTATTGGCTGCAGGGGCGACCAGCAAGACAATTTCACCGCGTGGCTCTTCACTGTGCCAGCGTTCCAGGAGCTGTTGAGGTGTTCCTCTTACAAACTCTTCAAATTTTTTTGTCAATTCGCGCGCGATGACGAGCTCTCTTTGAGGTTGTAGGGCATGGAATAAGTGCAGCGTGTCAAGCAGTCGATGGGGAGATTCATAGCAAATAGTCGTGCCCGAATAAGAGAGAATGGCTAACAAGGCATCTTTGAGCTCGCCTTCTTTGCGGGGTAGGAATCCAAAAAATTGGAAGTGATCGGTTGGAAGGCCTGAACAACTTAACGCCTGGATGGCAGCGCAAGGTCCGGGAATGGCCGTGACTGGGATTTCGTTTTCAATGCAGAGCTGAACTAAAGCAGTTCCAGGGTCGGAAATTCCAGGTGTTCCGGCGTCGCAAATTAAACAAATATGCTGCCCTGATCGAAGATCATCTAGGATGGACTGCGCTTGTTGAGTCTCATTAAATTTGTGATAGCTTTTTAAAGGCTTGTGTATGTCGTAGTGTTTGAGCAAATGCAGACTGTGGCGCGTATCTTCGCAGAGGATATAATCGCATGAGCGCAGCGTTTCGATGGCTCGATATGTGATATCGGATAAATTTCCGATGGGAGTTGCAACTAGATATAGCATATGAATAGTTGAAAAGGAAGGTGGCACCCAGATTCGAACTGGGGGATGGAAGCTTTGCAGGCTTCTGCCTTACCACTTGGCTATGCCACCACCGTTGAAAGCAAAGGGTTATACACAAAAAGGTGCGATCTCGTCAAGCGCGATTTGCGAAAATTAAAAATTCTGTTCCTAAATGATCTAGAATAAAGAGGAAATGAAAAAATAAGTGTGGACAAAATGGAGTAAAATCGCGCAATTGACAACGCTTTAAGAATGAGACGAAAATCCCGGCTATTTGACAATTTGGTCTCCTGATTCAAGTTTTCATGAAAAGAAGGGGTATTGTCTCTTTGTTTAATATTAACTTGTTTATATATAACAAGTTGTGATTTCATATAAGGGTTTTTAAATCAAATTAAACGCTAAGGACATATTTTAATTGTGGAATTGAAGCGTTAAATTTGAAGTCTAATATCGAATTTATTATGATTTTAATCGAATTGAATAAATGAGATATTATTTTTAATAATTTGTTTCACTTTTAAATATATATATCCATTAGATGGATTAAGGGGAAAATACTACTATGAGTAGCTCATCATCATTGGGAAGTTCTCTCAGTCCTGTGATCATTCACGATACATCTCCTAAAACGTCAAGAAGTGATACTAAGGCGTCAAAATCGCCAAGATCATGCGATTCGACTCCGCGAGGAACTATGTTGTCTCCGAGATCAATTTTTGGGGCAATTGTGAGAAGTCCTGTGCAGAGTAAGACTCCTGAAAAGGACTTAAATTTAACAGATCGAGCGACTTTTAATCCGTTGTCTGAAGAAGACGAAAAGAAGTTTCAGAAGCTGATAGTCTACATTTTGCACAAATGCATCGACAAGAAGCATTGGTCTGCGAGGCCTCAATCGAAGGTGGTGACAACTTTTTCTCCGTCGATCCGTTCGGAGTCTTTCTTTAAACAGACGACTGTGAGCACGGCATCGGTTGAGGTTCTTCCAAGTCCTCGTTCTGCAAGAGAGAGCCGAACACCGCGCAAGAGCTCAATCTCCAAGTCTAAGCTAATGGACGAGTCGAAATTGGCAGCAGCGCTCAAAAAGTGTTGGGCAAAACTGCATGACTATTTTCCTTACCCTAAAAGCCAAAGCTCTGCGGTTATTTCTAATGGAGAATTGAGAACTAGGCTTCAGGGAGCACTTGGCGGCTATTTGAAAAGCGAGACGGTAGAGCTTGTCAAAAAGACGGAGGAACTGTTCCAGAAGCTAGCTAAAGCGAACGATACAGACCAGCAGGTTGTGACTGCAAAAGAGCAGATGCTGCAAGCTATTAGCGAGTCGGTGCGCAATTCAATTGTTCATTATCATGCGCTATGTTGGATTGAACAGCATATGAATGTTATGGAGATTAAGTACTTCATGGGGCTCAAGCAAGTGGAATCAGACCCCTTGTCGAGCGCTGCAAAGCTTCTTTTAGCGACTAAATTTAAAGAGTTTGCTAATGCGTACAAAGATTTTGGAATGGAATTTTTGCTATTTGTGCAGCAATTTGAGCGCATTGAAGATCCTCTGAAGGCCTTAATTTTACTCGAGTATATTGAGAAGACTTATCTTCCAACAGAAACCCTCAGCAATTTTCTTGAAGGCAATCCGAAAGAAATCAACGTTGATTTAGCTGAAAATGTGATCACTTTGAAAAGGATTAAAGAAAAAATTCAAGAGTTTAAGACAGCGCGTGAAAAGGGAGAAACGTTTGTCATCCCAGCCAATCTGTTTACCGAGGATTTTAAAATTGAGATAATAGGCGGCCTGGAGAAGAACTTTATTAAAACTCAAAACCGCAATTTTTTCTATTCTGAAGCGTGGCAAAATTTTGAACATGCCATGTACAAGATGAAACCTTAAACTTAAGGGGGTGTTTATAAAATCCGATCGCAGTCGGATCGTATTTTGTAAACACTCTCTAAGCGGCTATCCTTTTACAAAGAGCTCTTAAATGAATTTAAGAGCTCTTTGAAAGAAGTCTATTAGCTGGAGGTTGTTTTAGCAAGACCTAACATCTCTAAAAATTTATCGTCTGGCAATTGAGCCAGTTGCGCTTCTTTTCCGACTTTATAGCCTGTTGCGCTTGTGTTAATTTCAGTGATGTCAATACCGCCCATTTCAAGAAGGATGGGAACCAGGATAGAACGAAACTGCTCCCGGATCTCTTCATTGTTTTTAAGGTCCTCGTGTGTTGGAATCTTGCCATTGATTGAGCGCATAACAGCAAATGCTTTGGCAACTCCATCCATCATACCAGTGCGGTCTTTACCGCTCATGCAATTGAAGGCGCACTTGGTGTTTCCATTTAACTGATCGAGCTGATTGCTCAGGTTGATGATTTTGGCACCCACTTCATATTGGTTATCGCCGTCTAAATAGGCTTTGCGGTCAGCCATTAGGCTCTTGATGTCTCCCAAGAGTTCTTTTAAATTGTCTTTCTGCATGCCTTGGGGAAGCTTGTCGATGGCTGCCTGAGCTTGGGCTTCCAGGCCCTGCAAGGCCTTGACATTTTGTTCGTACTGATTGATGGTTCCGAGGCCGTAGCCGACGGCACCTACGTTGACGCCGAAATTGAACGTATTCACGCTTAAATTAATGGGGATGTGAAGGCCGTCGACGACAAGCGTCTTATTGGTTCCTGCATAGCTATGCAGAGCATCGGTTTGGTCAAACAGCATGTTCTTTTCGTTAGCCCCTTTCGATCCGATGGCGCGGAAATCATCGGGTGTGACTAAGCTGACTGAGTTGAAATTGAGCGTTATGGGAGAAGTAGAACGAGAGGCATCCTCTAGCGATAATCCCTGATCGCCTAACTGCTGCATGAGGGCCGCTTTTAGAAGCTCGCCTGCCGCCTTTTTTGAATT
Coding sequences within it:
- the rsmI gene encoding 16S rRNA (cytidine(1402)-2'-O)-methyltransferase; the encoded protein is MLYLVATPIGNLSDITYRAIETLRSCDYILCEDTRHSLHLLKHYDIHKPLKSYHKFNETQQAQSILDDLRSGQHICLICDAGTPGISDPGTALVQLCIENEIPVTAIPGPCAAIQALSCSGLPTDHFQFFGFLPRKEGELKDALLAILSYSGTTICYESPHRLLDTLHLFHALQPQRELVIARELTKKFEEFVRGTPQQLLERWHSEEPRGEIVLLVAPAANTESDWAQWSPEEHVQWMQETYSLSRKEAIKMVADLRQVPKRQIYNLFHEKD